A stretch of Vannielia litorea DNA encodes these proteins:
- a CDS encoding CoA-acylating methylmalonate-semialdehyde dehydrogenase, with translation MSQIGHFIDGKHTAGTSGRSADIFNPATGEVQASVTLATKAEVDDAVARAAEAQKEWGATNPQRRARVMMAFGALINTHMDELAELVAREHGKTIPDAKGDVQRGLEFVEVCMGAPHMLKGEYTNDGGPGIDLYSMRQPLGVVAGITPFNFPAMIPLWKMAGALACGNAMILKPSERVPSTAMRLAELLQEAGLPDGVLQVVNGDKEAVDALLDNETIQAVAFVGSTPIAQYIYARATATGKRAQCFGGAKNHMIVMPDADMDKAADALVGAAYGAAGERCMAISVAVPVGEKTADTLIEKLVPRIEALKVGPYTSENDVDYGPVITAAAKQRILGLVESGVKQGAELVVDGRDFSLQGYENGFFVGPHLFDRVTPDMDIYKEEIFGPVLTQVRTASYEEALKLTMDNPYGNGTAIYTADGDTARDFAHRVNVGMVGINFPIPVPLSYHTFGGWKKSGFGDLNQYGPDAFRFYTRTKTVTARWFSGIKDGGEFAFKQMD, from the coding sequence ATGAGCCAGATCGGACATTTCATCGACGGCAAGCACACCGCCGGCACATCCGGCCGCAGCGCCGATATCTTCAACCCCGCCACCGGCGAGGTTCAGGCCTCCGTCACCCTCGCCACCAAGGCCGAGGTCGATGACGCCGTCGCCCGCGCCGCAGAGGCCCAGAAGGAATGGGGCGCCACCAACCCGCAGCGCCGCGCCCGGGTGATGATGGCTTTCGGCGCGCTCATCAACACCCACATGGACGAGCTGGCCGAGCTGGTCGCCCGCGAGCACGGCAAGACCATCCCCGACGCCAAGGGCGATGTGCAGCGAGGCCTCGAGTTCGTCGAGGTCTGCATGGGCGCGCCCCACATGCTGAAGGGCGAATACACCAACGACGGCGGCCCCGGCATCGACCTCTACTCCATGCGCCAGCCCCTCGGCGTGGTCGCCGGCATCACCCCCTTCAACTTCCCGGCGATGATCCCGCTGTGGAAGATGGCCGGCGCGCTGGCCTGCGGCAACGCCATGATCCTCAAGCCCTCCGAGCGCGTGCCCTCCACGGCCATGCGCCTCGCCGAACTGCTGCAGGAGGCCGGCCTGCCCGACGGCGTGCTGCAAGTGGTGAACGGTGACAAGGAAGCCGTCGATGCCCTGCTCGACAACGAGACCATCCAGGCCGTCGCCTTCGTCGGCTCCACGCCGATCGCCCAGTACATCTACGCCCGCGCCACCGCCACCGGCAAGCGCGCCCAGTGCTTCGGCGGGGCCAAGAACCACATGATCGTCATGCCCGACGCCGACATGGACAAGGCCGCCGACGCGCTGGTGGGGGCCGCCTACGGCGCCGCCGGCGAGCGCTGCATGGCCATCTCCGTGGCCGTCCCCGTGGGCGAGAAAACCGCGGACACGCTGATCGAAAAGCTGGTGCCCCGCATCGAGGCCCTCAAGGTCGGCCCCTATACCTCCGAGAACGATGTCGATTACGGCCCGGTCATCACCGCCGCCGCCAAGCAGCGCATCCTCGGGCTGGTCGAGTCGGGCGTGAAGCAGGGCGCCGAGCTGGTCGTCGACGGCCGCGACTTCTCGCTGCAGGGCTACGAGAACGGCTTCTTCGTCGGCCCCCACCTCTTCGACCGTGTCACCCCCGACATGGACATCTACAAGGAGGAGATCTTCGGCCCCGTCCTCACCCAGGTCCGCACCGCCAGCTACGAGGAAGCCCTCAAGCTGACGATGGACAACCCCTACGGCAACGGCACGGCGATCTATACAGCCGACGGCGACACCGCCCGCGACTTCGCCCACCGGGTCAACGTCGGCATGGTCGGCATCAACTTCCCGATCCCGGTGCCGCTGAGCTACCACACCTTCGGCGGCTGGAAGAAATCCGGCTTCGGCGACCTCAACCAATACGGCCCCGACGCCTTCCGCTTCTACACCCGCACCAAGACCGTCACCGCCCGCTGGTTCTCGGGCATCAAGGACGGCGGCGAGTTCGCGTTCAAGCAGATGGATTGA
- a CDS encoding glycosyltransferase, protein MRIAVGAITRRRPEGLKRLLDSFARMERPEGADIEFVFCENDEESRVSDVVENFRSEVPEPVQLMLEPQKGIPFARNRVLAAALEQGFDFLTFVDDDEVVKPDWLVNLLSAMQARSLDLCGGPVEFTRPDDRLSPMQEAVFIHKTERSLKNITRREADAAANKDSRLNIYTNNWCVRIDAVRTHGLMFDEAMRYTGGSDTRFSRQMRSAGASIGWAPSAWVSEVLPRKRLTLSYYAGRARDQASNDVLIRQHSTIKTWIRATQRLTDALLNFLSVPVRGRKALVNAGFKFGMATGLLRATMGLKSRHYAPSHERLHVESR, encoded by the coding sequence TTGCGTATTGCAGTGGGCGCGATCACGCGCCGTCGGCCTGAGGGCCTTAAACGCTTGCTCGACAGTTTTGCACGAATGGAACGGCCGGAGGGGGCCGATATCGAGTTCGTATTCTGCGAGAACGACGAAGAGAGCCGTGTTTCCGATGTTGTGGAAAACTTTCGGAGCGAGGTGCCCGAGCCGGTCCAACTGATGCTGGAACCGCAGAAGGGAATTCCTTTTGCGCGCAATCGGGTGTTGGCGGCGGCGCTGGAACAGGGATTCGACTTTTTGACCTTCGTGGATGACGATGAGGTGGTGAAGCCGGATTGGCTGGTAAATCTGCTGTCAGCGATGCAGGCCCGCAGCTTGGACCTTTGCGGTGGGCCGGTTGAGTTTACGCGGCCGGATGATCGCTTGAGTCCAATGCAAGAAGCTGTCTTCATTCACAAGACCGAGCGCTCGCTTAAGAACATCACTCGACGCGAAGCCGATGCCGCGGCCAACAAAGATTCCAGACTTAATATCTACACGAACAATTGGTGCGTGCGCATTGACGCTGTGCGCACCCACGGACTGATGTTTGATGAAGCGATGCGCTATACTGGTGGCAGCGATACCCGCTTCAGTCGGCAGATGCGAAGTGCGGGCGCCAGTATTGGATGGGCCCCCTCCGCTTGGGTGAGCGAAGTGCTGCCACGGAAACGCCTGACGCTTTCCTACTACGCTGGCCGTGCAAGGGACCAAGCAAGCAATGACGTTCTGATCCGCCAACACAGCACGATAAAGACCTGGATCAGAGCGACGCAGCGGTTGACCGACGCATTATTGAACTTCCTGTCGGTGCCGGTTCGTGGACGAAAGGCGCTTGTGAATGCGGGCTTCAAGTTTGGCATGGCAACAGGCCTATTGCGTGCCACGATGGGCTTGAAGAGCCGGCACTATGCACCGAGTCACGAAAGACTGCATGTTGAAAGCCGGTGA